One Phoenix dactylifera cultivar Barhee BC4 chromosome 14, palm_55x_up_171113_PBpolish2nd_filt_p, whole genome shotgun sequence DNA window includes the following coding sequences:
- the LOC103704787 gene encoding uncharacterized protein LOC103704787 isoform X1 produces MVASATHRLSPFLGLPLRGRDNPFYRQSSHSMLSPYKVAAIFWGPRRTAEPRNLNPSLGEFTLIGSAPEGISANEMKPQEISISVVSSISVISSKDWDACAVDATGPEKFNPFLTHAFLSCLEESGCAVKETGWLPQHVVAQDENKNILGVVPLYLKSHSYGEFVFDHSWADAYYRYGSQYYPKLQSCVPFTPVTGQRILVRNTWYRDQVFDMLVTALKDLTSKLQVSSLHVTFPSENEWHKLKNDGFLQRIGMQYHWKNRNYKNFDEFLMDMKQSKRKNIRQERKKISVQNLEIKRLRGDEIKAKHWDSFYKFYRSTTDNKWGRAFLTKDFFHNMGSKMGDHVLLIVAEDGNELVAGALNLIGGDTLFGRLWGCLPHAYFPNLHFEACYYQAIEAAIELKLSKVEAGAQGEHKIQRGYLPVTTYSCHYILNDGFRKAIEDFLLYETDQVKHVMNLIHDSGPFKEGID; encoded by the exons ATGGTGGCCTCCGCGACGCATCGCCTCTCGCCCTTTCTCGGCCTGCCGCTTCGCGGTCGC GACAATCCATTCTACCGACAAAGTTCCCATAGTATGTTGTCTCCATACAAGGTTGCTGCAATATTTTGGGGGCCTAGGAGGACAGCAGAGCCACGGAACTTGAATCCTTCCTTGGGGGAATTTACTCTGATAGGGTCAGCACCAGAG GGCATATCAGCCAATGAGATGAAGCCACAGGAAATATCCATTTCGGTTGTCTCATCAATTTCTGTGATTTCTTCAAAGGATTGGGATGCATGTGCTGTTGATGCGACTGGCCCTGAAAAGTTTAATCCTTTTCTTACTCATGCTTTTCTTTCGTGCTTAGAGGAATCAGGATGCGCAGTGAAG GAAACAGGATGGTTACCTCAGCATGTTGTTGCTCaggatgaaaataaaaatattttaggtgTTGTTCCACTTTATCTTAAAAG CCACTCATATGGAGAATTTGTTTTTGACCATTCATGGGCTGATGCTTATTATAGATATGGTTCTCAATACTATCCAAAGCTACAGTCGTGTGTACCTTTTACTCCAGTAACTGGCCAGAGAATATTAGTTCGTAACACTTGGTATAGGGATCAGGTGTTTGACATGTTAGTTACGGCACTCAAGGACCTAACTTCTAAG CTCCAGGTTTCATCATTACATGTGACTTTTCCATCTGAAAATGAATGGCACAAATTGAAGAATGACGGGTTCTTGCAGAGAATAGGGATGCAGTATCATTGGAAAAATCGCAATTATAAGAA TTTTGACGAGTTCCTGATGGATATGAAGCAAAGTAAACGAAAAAATATCAGGCAAGAGCGAAAAAAG ATTTCTGTGCAGAACTTGGAAATTAAACGCCTTCGTGGTGATGAAATAAAG GCTAAACACTGGGATTCTTTCTATAAGTTCTACCGCAGCACAACAGATAACAA ATGGGGTAGGGCTTTTCTAACGAAGGACTTCTTTCACAACATGGGATCAAAGATGGGAGACCATGTACTGCTTATTGTTGCGGAAGATGGGAATGAACTTGTTGCTGGAGCTCTTAACCTTATTGGAGGGGATACTTTGTTTGGTCGCCTATGGGGGTGTCTACCGCATGCCTATTTTCCAAATTTGCATTTTGAAGCCTGTTATTATCAG GCAATTGAAGCAGCTATAGAGTTAAAACTGAGTAAAGTGGAGGCAGGAGCACAAGGGGAGCATAAGATTCAGAGGGGTTACCTTCCTGTGACAACATACAGTTGTCACTACATTTTGAATGATGGTTTTAGAAAAGCTATAGAGGATTTTCTTCTATACGAGACAGACCAG
- the LOC103704787 gene encoding uncharacterized protein LOC103704787 isoform X2, whose translation MKPQEISISVVSSISVISSKDWDACAVDATGPEKFNPFLTHAFLSCLEESGCAVKETGWLPQHVVAQDENKNILGVVPLYLKSHSYGEFVFDHSWADAYYRYGSQYYPKLQSCVPFTPVTGQRILVRNTWYRDQVFDMLVTALKDLTSKLQVSSLHVTFPSENEWHKLKNDGFLQRIGMQYHWKNRNYKNFDEFLMDMKQSKRKNIRQERKKISVQNLEIKRLRGDEIKAKHWDSFYKFYRSTTDNKWGRAFLTKDFFHNMGSKMGDHVLLIVAEDGNELVAGALNLIGGDTLFGRLWGCLPHAYFPNLHFEACYYQAIEAAIELKLSKVEAGAQGEHKIQRGYLPVTTYSCHYILNDGFRKAIEDFLLYETDQVKHVMNLIHDSGPFKEGID comes from the exons ATGAAGCCACAGGAAATATCCATTTCGGTTGTCTCATCAATTTCTGTGATTTCTTCAAAGGATTGGGATGCATGTGCTGTTGATGCGACTGGCCCTGAAAAGTTTAATCCTTTTCTTACTCATGCTTTTCTTTCGTGCTTAGAGGAATCAGGATGCGCAGTGAAG GAAACAGGATGGTTACCTCAGCATGTTGTTGCTCaggatgaaaataaaaatattttaggtgTTGTTCCACTTTATCTTAAAAG CCACTCATATGGAGAATTTGTTTTTGACCATTCATGGGCTGATGCTTATTATAGATATGGTTCTCAATACTATCCAAAGCTACAGTCGTGTGTACCTTTTACTCCAGTAACTGGCCAGAGAATATTAGTTCGTAACACTTGGTATAGGGATCAGGTGTTTGACATGTTAGTTACGGCACTCAAGGACCTAACTTCTAAG CTCCAGGTTTCATCATTACATGTGACTTTTCCATCTGAAAATGAATGGCACAAATTGAAGAATGACGGGTTCTTGCAGAGAATAGGGATGCAGTATCATTGGAAAAATCGCAATTATAAGAA TTTTGACGAGTTCCTGATGGATATGAAGCAAAGTAAACGAAAAAATATCAGGCAAGAGCGAAAAAAG ATTTCTGTGCAGAACTTGGAAATTAAACGCCTTCGTGGTGATGAAATAAAG GCTAAACACTGGGATTCTTTCTATAAGTTCTACCGCAGCACAACAGATAACAA ATGGGGTAGGGCTTTTCTAACGAAGGACTTCTTTCACAACATGGGATCAAAGATGGGAGACCATGTACTGCTTATTGTTGCGGAAGATGGGAATGAACTTGTTGCTGGAGCTCTTAACCTTATTGGAGGGGATACTTTGTTTGGTCGCCTATGGGGGTGTCTACCGCATGCCTATTTTCCAAATTTGCATTTTGAAGCCTGTTATTATCAG GCAATTGAAGCAGCTATAGAGTTAAAACTGAGTAAAGTGGAGGCAGGAGCACAAGGGGAGCATAAGATTCAGAGGGGTTACCTTCCTGTGACAACATACAGTTGTCACTACATTTTGAATGATGGTTTTAGAAAAGCTATAGAGGATTTTCTTCTATACGAGACAGACCAG